A window of the Lolium perenne isolate Kyuss_39 chromosome 7, Kyuss_2.0, whole genome shotgun sequence genome harbors these coding sequences:
- the LOC139833975 gene encoding uncharacterized protein, protein MAMVKFGETSAPVVETVGPALYPHLDRKDYGLWALNMEVAMEAAEIWEAVDPGGDDYVKGGAKYTKDRKALTTIYSVVPMDVMQHLVGKKSEKDAWEAIKTLHQGHIRVREAHLQSLTRSYEDLKMEESETVDQFAARFVILINAIRGYGERLDEVKNVRRFLRAAPARYMQIVTSIEQCLDLNTLTVDDIVGRFKAHDERIRLSFNDPDQSEHLMLTKQQWMTLSKEKQGGSTSCSNGKEKQRPAKKYIAEQEEDDEAPLWRKFDIKKVRCHNCGKLGHFKSDCREPEGLHGPARR, encoded by the coding sequence ATGGCAATGGTCAAGTTTGGTGAGACATCGGCACCGGTGGTGGAGACGGTGGGGCCGGCTTTGTATCCGCACCTCGATCGCAAGGACTACGGGCTTTGGGCCCTCAACATGGAGGTGGCCATGGAAGCTGCGGAGATCTGGGAGGCCGTTGATCCCGGCGGCGATGACTACGTCAAGGGAGGCGCGAAGTACACGAAGGATCGCAAAGCACTAACGACGATCTATTCCGTCGTGCCGATGGACGTGATGCAGCACCTCGTCGGAAAGAAGTCGGAGAAGGATGCATGGGAGGCGATCAAGACCTTACACCAAGGTCATATCCGCGTGAGGGAAGCGCATCTTCAAAGTTTGACGAGAAGCTATGAAGATCTGAAGATGGAGGAAAGCGAGACGGTTGATCAGTTTGCCGCCCGTTTCGTCATCCTCATCAACGCAATCAGGGGATATGGCGAGAGGTTGGATGAGGTCAAGAACGTCAGAAGGTTCTTGCGTGCCGCACCGGCGCGCTATATGCAGATCGTTACATCGATCGAACAGTGTCTCGACCTGAATACACTAACGGTTGATGATATCGTCGGAAGATTCAAGGCACACGACGAGAGAATCCGGCTTAGCTTCAATGACCCGGACCAGAGTGAGCACTTGATGCTCACGAAGCAGCAGTGGATGACTCTTTCGAAAGAAAAGCAAGGAGGGTCCACGAGCTGCAGCAACGGGAAGGAGAAGCAACGCCCGGCGAAAAAGTACATCGCCGAGCAGGAGGAAGATGACGAAGCTCCTCTGTGGAGGAAGTTTGACATAAAGAAAGTAAGGTGTCATAACTGCGGGAAGCTCGGTCACTTCAAGTCTGATTGCCGAGAACCAGAGGGCCTTCATGGCCCAGCAAGGAGATGA